The proteins below come from a single Mya arenaria isolate MELC-2E11 chromosome 6, ASM2691426v1 genomic window:
- the LOC128236569 gene encoding solute carrier family 49 member 4 homolog isoform X1, whose translation MHVDRVEGAGEQRPLLNRTAIYPVRWYIIATFSYGGLTQAVLYNTWGPVTESSKAVFGWTDGTIAMFPNAANIAFIITVIPVSILADIKGLRLVMLMCTSILMVSTVIRCFTMNPTAMTWLSFVCAVGSGLGGTILLAGPPKVSSVWFPPHQRASATAFISVSTYVGVAVSFILGPQIVASPQCGNSTEHTTSNVTYLRYTSSMECSNTSRTFINRVKMAEDIKNLMFIYGGLGVLLFLLVLVYFPSHPPHPPSHSAATARTQWVSGLRALVRNGPFWVVLVACAVPVGILGAWLSVLAVNLSPRGISQTTAGYVGFYQTVAGCLSGLTVGRFSDVFKKRMKTILIICFTGAAVASIWFILLAEKYITFNLPSMYVSSVLIGVFINGAVPLCFEITCETSYPVAEGVSGGAFTLLTNLVGVGFFCILLIKNISYSWMNWVLFGSSVLAVILLFFFPERYCRIDIDIEPLEDAIRVSTVVPEEE comes from the exons ATGCATGTGGATCGCGTCGAGGGGGCGGGGGAGCAGCGACCCTTGCTGAATAGGACAGCCATTTACCCGGTGCGCTGGTACATTATCGCCACCTTCTCCTATGGCGGCCTTAcacag GCGGTTTTGTATAATACTTGGGGCCCGGTCACGGAGTCTTCCAAGGCGGTGTTCGGGTGGACCGACGGAACCATCGCCATGTTCCCTAACGCCGCCAACATCGCCTTCATCATCACCGTTATACCCGTCAGTATCCTAGCTGACATCAAag GTTTACGCCTTGTGATGCTTATGTGTACGTCGATACTGATGGTGTCAACTGTTATACGATGCTTCACAATGAACCCAACCGCCATGACATG GTTGTCGTTCGTGTGTGCGGTGGGGTCGGGACTTGGAGGAACCATCCTGCTGGCCGGGCCTCCCAAGGTCTCCTCCGTGTGGTTTCCGCCCCATCAGCGGGCCTCCGCAACCGCTTTTATCTCAGTGTCAACATATGTAGGGGTCGCTGTGTCATTCATACTAG GTCCGCAGATAGTCGCCAGTCCACAGTGTGGTAACTCAACGGAACATACAACGTCCAACGTAAC GTATTTGAGATATACATCATCCATGGAGTGCAGCAACACCAGTCGGA ctTTTATTAACAGAGTCAAGATGGCAGAAGACATTAAAAATTTGATGTTCATTT ACGGTGGCCTGGGtgtgttactatttttattggTACTGGTATATTTCCCTTCTCACCCACCCCACCCACCAAGCCACTCAGCCGCCACCGCGAGAACCCAGTGGGTATCAGGACTCAGAGCCCTCGTCag GAACGGGCCATTTTGGGTTGTATTGGTGGCGTGTGCTGTGCCTGTCGGCATTCTTGGCGCCTGGCTTTCCGTATTGGCCGTAAATCTGAGTCCTCGTGGTATTTCACaa ACAACTGCTGGATATGTGGGGTTTTACCAGACAGTGGCAGGGTGTCTGTCAGGGCTAACAGTTGGCAG GTTTTCTGATGTGTTTAAAAAACGGATGAAGACCATTTTGATCATATGTTTTACGGGAGCTGCTGTCGCCTCTATCTGGTTTATACTTCTGGCAGAGAAATACATCACGTTCAATCTCC CCTCCATGTACGTGTCGAGTGTGCTGATAGGCGTGTTTATTAACGGGGCGGTGCCGCTATGCTTCGAGATCACGTGTGAGACCAGCTACCCCGTGGCCGAGGGCGTGTCCGGCGGGGCCTTTACGCTCCTCACTAACCTCGTCGGCGTCGGGTTCTTCTGCATTCTTCTCATCAAAAACATAA GCTACTCTTGGATGAACTGGGTGTTGTTTGGTTCTAGCGTGCTGGCGGTTATTTTGCTTTTCTTCTTTCCGGAGAGATACTGCCGCATTGACATTGACATCGAGCCACTAGAGGACGCG ATTCGGGTCTCCACTGTTGTTCCAGAAGAAGAATAG
- the LOC128236569 gene encoding solute carrier family 49 member 4 homolog isoform X3, whose translation MFPNAANIAFIITVIPVSILADIKGLRLVMLMCTSILMVSTVIRCFTMNPTAMTWLSFVCAVGSGLGGTILLAGPPKVSSVWFPPHQRASATAFISVSTYVGVAVSFILGPQIVASPQCGNSTEHTTSNVTYLRYTSSMECSNTSRTFINRVKMAEDIKNLMFIYGGLGVLLFLLVLVYFPSHPPHPPSHSAATARTQWVSGLRALVRNGPFWVVLVACAVPVGILGAWLSVLAVNLSPRGISQTTAGYVGFYQTVAGCLSGLTVGRFSDVFKKRMKTILIICFTGAAVASIWFILLAEKYITFNLPSMYVSSVLIGVFINGAVPLCFEITCETSYPVAEGVSGGAFTLLTNLVGVGFFCILLIKNISYSWMNWVLFGSSVLAVILLFFFPERYCRIDIDIEPLEDAIRVSTVVPEEE comes from the exons ATGTTCCCTAACGCCGCCAACATCGCCTTCATCATCACCGTTATACCCGTCAGTATCCTAGCTGACATCAAag GTTTACGCCTTGTGATGCTTATGTGTACGTCGATACTGATGGTGTCAACTGTTATACGATGCTTCACAATGAACCCAACCGCCATGACATG GTTGTCGTTCGTGTGTGCGGTGGGGTCGGGACTTGGAGGAACCATCCTGCTGGCCGGGCCTCCCAAGGTCTCCTCCGTGTGGTTTCCGCCCCATCAGCGGGCCTCCGCAACCGCTTTTATCTCAGTGTCAACATATGTAGGGGTCGCTGTGTCATTCATACTAG GTCCGCAGATAGTCGCCAGTCCACAGTGTGGTAACTCAACGGAACATACAACGTCCAACGTAAC GTATTTGAGATATACATCATCCATGGAGTGCAGCAACACCAGTCGGA ctTTTATTAACAGAGTCAAGATGGCAGAAGACATTAAAAATTTGATGTTCATTT ACGGTGGCCTGGGtgtgttactatttttattggTACTGGTATATTTCCCTTCTCACCCACCCCACCCACCAAGCCACTCAGCCGCCACCGCGAGAACCCAGTGGGTATCAGGACTCAGAGCCCTCGTCag GAACGGGCCATTTTGGGTTGTATTGGTGGCGTGTGCTGTGCCTGTCGGCATTCTTGGCGCCTGGCTTTCCGTATTGGCCGTAAATCTGAGTCCTCGTGGTATTTCACaa ACAACTGCTGGATATGTGGGGTTTTACCAGACAGTGGCAGGGTGTCTGTCAGGGCTAACAGTTGGCAG GTTTTCTGATGTGTTTAAAAAACGGATGAAGACCATTTTGATCATATGTTTTACGGGAGCTGCTGTCGCCTCTATCTGGTTTATACTTCTGGCAGAGAAATACATCACGTTCAATCTCC CCTCCATGTACGTGTCGAGTGTGCTGATAGGCGTGTTTATTAACGGGGCGGTGCCGCTATGCTTCGAGATCACGTGTGAGACCAGCTACCCCGTGGCCGAGGGCGTGTCCGGCGGGGCCTTTACGCTCCTCACTAACCTCGTCGGCGTCGGGTTCTTCTGCATTCTTCTCATCAAAAACATAA GCTACTCTTGGATGAACTGGGTGTTGTTTGGTTCTAGCGTGCTGGCGGTTATTTTGCTTTTCTTCTTTCCGGAGAGATACTGCCGCATTGACATTGACATCGAGCCACTAGAGGACGCG ATTCGGGTCTCCACTGTTGTTCCAGAAGAAGAATAG
- the LOC128236569 gene encoding solute carrier family 49 member 4 homolog isoform X2: MHVDRVEGAGEQRPLLNRTAIYPVRWYIIATFSYGGLTQAVLYNTWGPVTESSKAVFGWTDGTIAMFPNAANIAFIITVIPVSILADIKGLRLVMLMCTSILMVSTVIRCFTMNPTAMTWLSFVCAVGSGLGGTILLAGPPKVSSVWFPPHQRASATAFISVSTYVGVAVSFILGPQIVASPQCGNSTEHTTSNVTYLRYTSSMECSNTSRTFINRVKMAEDIKNLMFIYGGLGVLLFLLVLVYFPSHPPHPPSHSAATARTQWVSGLRALVRNGPFWVVLVACAVPVGILGAWLSVLAVNLSPRGISQTTAGYVGFYQTVAGCLSGLTVGRFSDVFKKRMKTILIICFTGAAVASIWFILLAEKYITFNLPSMYVSSVLIGVFINGAVPLCFEITCETSYPVAEGVSGGAFTLLTNLVGVGFFCILLIKNISYSWMNWVLFGSSVLAVILLFFFPERYCRIDIDIEPLEDAVSPF, encoded by the exons ATGCATGTGGATCGCGTCGAGGGGGCGGGGGAGCAGCGACCCTTGCTGAATAGGACAGCCATTTACCCGGTGCGCTGGTACATTATCGCCACCTTCTCCTATGGCGGCCTTAcacag GCGGTTTTGTATAATACTTGGGGCCCGGTCACGGAGTCTTCCAAGGCGGTGTTCGGGTGGACCGACGGAACCATCGCCATGTTCCCTAACGCCGCCAACATCGCCTTCATCATCACCGTTATACCCGTCAGTATCCTAGCTGACATCAAag GTTTACGCCTTGTGATGCTTATGTGTACGTCGATACTGATGGTGTCAACTGTTATACGATGCTTCACAATGAACCCAACCGCCATGACATG GTTGTCGTTCGTGTGTGCGGTGGGGTCGGGACTTGGAGGAACCATCCTGCTGGCCGGGCCTCCCAAGGTCTCCTCCGTGTGGTTTCCGCCCCATCAGCGGGCCTCCGCAACCGCTTTTATCTCAGTGTCAACATATGTAGGGGTCGCTGTGTCATTCATACTAG GTCCGCAGATAGTCGCCAGTCCACAGTGTGGTAACTCAACGGAACATACAACGTCCAACGTAAC GTATTTGAGATATACATCATCCATGGAGTGCAGCAACACCAGTCGGA ctTTTATTAACAGAGTCAAGATGGCAGAAGACATTAAAAATTTGATGTTCATTT ACGGTGGCCTGGGtgtgttactatttttattggTACTGGTATATTTCCCTTCTCACCCACCCCACCCACCAAGCCACTCAGCCGCCACCGCGAGAACCCAGTGGGTATCAGGACTCAGAGCCCTCGTCag GAACGGGCCATTTTGGGTTGTATTGGTGGCGTGTGCTGTGCCTGTCGGCATTCTTGGCGCCTGGCTTTCCGTATTGGCCGTAAATCTGAGTCCTCGTGGTATTTCACaa ACAACTGCTGGATATGTGGGGTTTTACCAGACAGTGGCAGGGTGTCTGTCAGGGCTAACAGTTGGCAG GTTTTCTGATGTGTTTAAAAAACGGATGAAGACCATTTTGATCATATGTTTTACGGGAGCTGCTGTCGCCTCTATCTGGTTTATACTTCTGGCAGAGAAATACATCACGTTCAATCTCC CCTCCATGTACGTGTCGAGTGTGCTGATAGGCGTGTTTATTAACGGGGCGGTGCCGCTATGCTTCGAGATCACGTGTGAGACCAGCTACCCCGTGGCCGAGGGCGTGTCCGGCGGGGCCTTTACGCTCCTCACTAACCTCGTCGGCGTCGGGTTCTTCTGCATTCTTCTCATCAAAAACATAA GCTACTCTTGGATGAACTGGGTGTTGTTTGGTTCTAGCGTGCTGGCGGTTATTTTGCTTTTCTTCTTTCCGGAGAGATACTGCCGCATTGACATTGACATCGAGCCACTAGAGGACGCGGTTAGTCCTTTCTGA